A window of Fusarium falciforme chromosome 1, complete sequence genomic DNA:
CGAGTGGCGCTGAACGATCTTTATCCCGACTTGGAGGATTTCTTCGTGAGCTTTCTTGGTGTACAAGAGCTAACGCTAGACATGGCCTACGATGAACTCAAAGAGATGGGCGCAAGAGTACCCTCTCCTTCAATCACCGCAGTCAAGGAAACGATATGGGCACTCAACTCCCTGTTGGTCTCAGCAGACGACTTTCCCGACGAGGAGCCCATCTTCATCGGCAAGGTGTTTCCCGTAAAGTATCCCAACGGATCGGTCAAGTTGCAAACGGGCAGGACACAATTTGCCATCACTGATCGGAAAGCCCTGGGTGATATTTTTGGCCCTCAGGCTAAGATTCTCGATTTTTCTCTTGATGAGGTTCGTCGCTTGAGGCCGTTCCTCTCTTGGCTGGGACTGGAGACGAGGTATCTATCTACCATGGTCAGGGAGATTTCGACTGTGGCTGGTGGGAGGATGGATAGACTGCAGTACCCTGATCGCGACATTCGGCAAAAGGCAGATGGTCTCTACAGGTAATTCTCTCGGGCTAAGTGGTATTTCACTGCTGACAGTTATAGGATCGCCGTGCACTTCAACAGTCCCCGTACAATGGCCGACAACCAAGAACTCTATTGGGTCCTTTGTCGCACAGAAGTCTACGAAACAGATGGCATCTCATCAGAACTGCACCTTTCCCAAGATGGCCACGACTTGGTCCACGTCCAAGAGAGAAGCGAACTCCATCTAcgcgaagacgacgagacccTCAAGGTCTACGTTCCTCGAGATCCCAAGACCCAAGGCTTCTGCTACTTTTCGGCTCTTCCTCGACGGATAATGgagtggatgatgatggacccTGCGACGTTTCAGACGAAGCCTGCTGGATCACGGGCTATTCAGGTTGTCACTTCTGTTTTGAATGCGCCGATTATCAACATGACGCAGATCTTGGAGGCGGAGGGTATTGTGGAGGTTGAGATTCCAGAGGAgattgaagaggaggaagaagtggaagaggaagaggaagaggaggatgaggatactcttgaggttgagggcgAGATCATCACTGAAGAACCTTCgggtgaggaagaagagccaGCCGTGGAAGTTGTAGAGGAAGACGACCCCAACGACACCATCGGCCCTGAAGCTGAGGAGGATCTCATCGCTAGATACCTTGCACAACCAGAGATCCACGAACACGACATCTCCAGTGACGATGAAGACTCTGTATTCCGTCAATTCGCCGACATgagatctcctcctcggtgggGAGACCTCCCCGTCCGCCAAAGAAGCCCCGCGACGTCAAATTCATCAATCACCGGCCGAAGATTGTTTACTCCGGCATCCTCCACAACCGAACCTCCCCGCCAAAATCGCCGAGCATCAAACAACGCTCCTCAAACACCAAACGTTAGCGCGACTAGTAGGTTAACGAGCGGACAAGCACAGCCAAGACCAGCCACGCAGCCTGCCTTTGTCTTTGGGTCTTCACCAGCGGCACAGTCCACCACCTCGGCGTTCCAGTTCCAGGGCTTGGGTGGACGACCTGAGGAGCCGACTATTGACGACGATGCAGAGTATTCGAGGCTGGTCAATAATGTCATTTCGGCAGCTAGCACCGCGAGGTTCCCTAGCAAGGGCGCATACGACATGTCTGGTCTGTTCGGAGCCCTTCCAGAtgttgaggaagatgaggttgaACTCTCTCGGCGATTCCGCTCGCGCAATCCTCTTGAGCGCGACATGAAGATTGGCGCTCTAGGCGAACTCTTCGTAAGTAACTTTCAATATTGTGCAGCCGCTTACTGACACTCGATAGGTGTTTGAGCTCCTCTCCAAGATGGACCCTTCACTACCAAGATTCAGCAGAGAAAACTGGCAAAGCCAGATGCGCAAATTCGTCACTGTCCATCCCAACTACGCCGACATGCTACCGTGGACAGGGAGAGAAACAGCCGACATTGTCTACTATGATCGAAAGCGCGCGTTGACAACGCATCTCGTGGATAAGGGTTATCTCGACCGGACGGCGTGGTTGACTAAGAAGCCGTTGTACATGATTGAGGTCAAGGCTACCACGGGACACTCGCGCACGCCGTTTTACATGAGCAAGAGACAATACCAGCGGGTACGTTTTATCCCGTGATGGGGGAGGTTGTATTATTCACTGACTCTATGACAGATGCAAGAGAACGCCAACACTACGCTCTCGCCCATGGTGTCGCCCGTCATCTACCTCGTGGCCCGCGTCTCCAACGTCGACAAGCCAAATGTAGAAGTCAAGCTATACGTCGATCCAGAGAAACTACGACAGGAAGGTTCGTTGGTGTTTACCGGAGAAACATGGTCTGTTGTGCCAGGGCCGGGGGCGGGTTGACGTGTATCTGTAGCTGGGCTACGAtgcctttttcttatttccATCTCTAAAAGCTTACAGTGAATACTTTTCATCCTTCTTTCCTTTAGCATCCCTTTTCTCTGATCGAGCGCTCCATCAGTGAATGACCTCAAGCCTGCCGCCTAAGTGACTGATTACGACCGCGAATCACCAACACCACACAAACACTCAGACCAAACAACTTCATTGTTCACCTAGGCGCTTTCAATCATCTGAGCGTCAAAGAACGAATCATCGCGAACAAAGGCATTCTCACAAAGGCATCTGACTCTTGCCGTACTTGTTCAGTGCCATTTGCAAGAGCATTTATTGCGCACTTGGTGAACAACACGTGGACGGGCAGACCATGAACATCTCCAGGTTTTACTATAAAATCTCTGCGTTCCCTTATGTTCACCtccctcttttttctctcgcATCAAGGCAAACAGCCAAACATTACCGACGACTACATCAACCGCGACAAGGCAGAAACAGCAAACGGATTCTCACCATGTCTGACAAGAAACAGTCTATTACCCTCCGGGAGACCAACACCACGTATCCCGGCCCCGGTGTCAACTTTCAGACTAATTCTTGGACCCAAGGTAAGAGCAATCCCCCCCAAATCATCACCCTCCGTCCCACTCGGGTCGATCCCCCTCCCAACTGGGATATCCCCCCTCGCACCCAAAACATTcccctcatcctcatcaacggcATCCCCCTTTCAGATCTCCCTGCTGACACTCCCGCTGGCAAAGTCTGGATaccagaggaagatgaagagggcgTCGAATTTCCTCGACCCGTGGTCCACGGAACCATCAAGTTCCGCCCCGACCCGCCTCCCTTCCCTGGTTCCGGCCCTGCCAGTGAACTTTCCACAGGTACCACACAAGGTAAACCAAAGGTCCAAGGGACTATCACCTTTCGTCGAGACAAAGAAGCCCCCCCGTTTGAGCCAAAGACTAACGTGTACGATGATTCTGACAGGTACCCCAACGTCGACAGGGACGCTGTGGCCGAGGGTAAGTCTAGAATCCCCCTTGATCGTACGTCGAGAACTATTACTTACCGTGGACAGGTTCCTCCCGGCTTCACTGAGGCCCATCGTGGCCAGACCAATCTCTATGATCGTTCTCTTCATCTGATCCCGAGTGAATACTCACATTACGGTGCGCAAAACTATCATCAACTTGATGCCGGCCGAATCGCGGGTCCCATAATCGCAGGCCCCGTCACTCCTCGTAGTGACAGAACTCCAACAGATGTCTActcctcggcatcttcgTATCTGTCGAGGAACAACATCCCCCCTCCCATCAGAACCACAGGACTCAACCCAGTCGCCAACAACTTCACCCCAGGAGCTTCCCCAATGGTGAGCACCACTGACAAAGAAACCCCTCGGGCCCCAGCAGCTTTCTCACGCTTGGGACAGTCAGGACCTCTAAGCCCCGAACTAGCCAGGGACAAGATCTACCTCGACCACCAGGCCCAGATTCAATGGAGGAACATGTTCCGACCTGCCTGGGTAGGTCAGCCCCGTGCGCAGGTGAGAGAGAACCAGGAGACAAAGGACCTTGCGGGCCAGGATTCTTACGAGAGCCGTCAGGTGATCGAGGATGAACGCGAGCACCTTGATGCAGTTAATGACTGGTTCTGGGCTCAGGCTAAGCAAGCGCCAGCCCCCAAGTCAGAGCCCAAGAAATAGGAGACACTTGAGCTTGACCAGGGATCTTCTAACAAGTCTTCTGACTACTAAGTCATTGCTAGCAACTGATCCTTGGTCGAGAGGCTCACTAGGGAAACCTTTTGACATTTATGCATGGAGTTTGAGCGTAGGCGAAAAGTGCTATTATCTTCTTGCCGCAGCAAGTGCTGAGGCGTCGATCATTGAGTTTGATGATGAGAGAAAAGTCGACCAGCAATTGCCACCATTATGGGGTAGGCTATTAGACAGCTATTTCCTTGAGTTAATCTATTCTACGAAAAACATCGTCCCTTGGGAACCCCCAATCTCTTCAACCATGAACATGTGACACTCTGAATTCATCGCGTTGAAAATAACACGTGACTTTTCAAGATATCTGAGCGCTGATATCCCAACTTTGCCTTCGGGAATATCCAGGCTCTGTTGATTGTCCGTTGGAACAATCGGAGTTGACGTCAGTTTAATCTCCGGATAAGTCGGTTAAGGCGGGTAGACACTACCAAGCACACAGAATAGAGAGCTAGCAACAGACTCAATGCCGTAATATCCGGTTCTATTGCCAAACGCCATGAGCTGACATGAAGTAATTGACTTATCATAGCATTATAAGTAGGAAATAGCTGACCTGCAATGTCTCATCCTGGTGATAGCATGTCGCAACTCCCATCACCAAAGAGTAGAGACAAAGAAACATAGAAACGGTCATCAAAATACCACCGGCTTTGAATCACATTTTCAGCATGATTCGGAGTGTCAGGGCTGCACAGCGGCTCGATTCCCGCGGAAATCCCACCGTCCAGGTAGAAGTGACGACTCCTCAAGGTCTGGCAAACCCCATCACAGTCTCCCAACAGCTGTAAGCTGACGCGTCAAAGGCACATTCCGCGCCCTGGTTCCATCCGGAGCCTCAACTGGGACACATGAGGCTGTCGAGCTACGAGACAAGGATGACTCTAAATATGGAGGCAAGGGCGTTACCCAAGCTATCCACAATGTGGAACAAGTCATTAGCCCAGCTCTCGTTTCAAAGGGGTTCGATCCCAAGACTCAACTAAAGGACATCGATGCCTTCATGAGGGAGCTCGATGGCACGCCCAACAAGTCCCGGCTAGGCGCCAATGCCATACTTGGTGTCAGCATGGCATGTGCCAGGGCCGGTGCAGCTTCCGCAGTAGGTCGTCAATTAAGTGATACCTTGCTTTCACGTACTAACGCGGCACAAAGGGTGTGCCTCTCTATGACTTCTTGCGAACCGAAGCAGGTATTAAGAAGCCATACGTGATGCCTGTTCCATTCCTCAACGTTTTGAACGGAGGCGTACACTCCGGAAACACCATGGCTTTCCAGGAGATCACGATTGCACCCACAGGCGCAGAATCGTTTGAAGAGGCCATCCGGATGGCTTCCGAAGTTTATCACACTCTCGAGAGCGTCATTACAGACAAATTTGGAGCTCCAGGTAAGTGATGATATCAGCGATTCCCCCACAGATGTTGACAAGAAGTATTTAGCAACCGGTGTCGGAGATGAAGGTGGCTTTGCGCCTCCCATTTCGACCCTTGAGGAGGCTCTCGACCTTCTCACCGTAGCCATAGACAAAGCGGGCTTCACTGGTCGTGTCAAGCTGGCCTGCGATCCCGCGTCTTCCGAGTTCTTTGACTCCAACACGGGTAATTACAACTTGGCCTTCAAGAACAAGTCAGTCAAAGATGTCAGGAGCTCCAAGGAAATGCAGAAGCTCTACAAGGGTATCCTTGAAAAGTACCCAATGGTGCTGCTTGAAGACCCCTTTGCTGAAGACGACTGGCAGAGTTGGACAGAGTTCAACAAAGACTGTCCGGTTGAGCTTGTTGGCGATGACCTTCTCTGCACAAACATTGAGAGGGTCAAGATggcggccgagaagaaggcgtgCAACGCGATGTTGCTCAAGGTGAATCAAATTGGAACCGTCAGCGAAGCCATTGAGGCGTGAGTACCTCCCATCTGCTCAAAGTTACTTGATACTGATATCATGGTCAGAGCAAATTATGCTACTAGTCTGGGATGGGGCGTGTTTGTGTCTCATCGCTCGGGAGAGACGACCGACGACTTCATCGCTGATTTGACGGTCGCACTACGGACGGGCCACTTAAAGTCGGGTGCACCAGCGCGTGGTGAAAGGG
This region includes:
- a CDS encoding Enolase; amino-acid sequence: MIRSVRAAQRLDSRGNPTVQVEVTTPQGTFRALVPSGASTGTHEAVELRDKDDSKYGGKGVTQAIHNVEQVISPALVSKGFDPKTQLKDIDAFMRELDGTPNKSRLGANAILGVSMACARAGAASAGVPLYDFLRTEAGIKKPYVMPVPFLNVLNGGVHSGNTMAFQEITIAPTGAESFEEAIRMASEVYHTLESVITDKFGAPATGVGDEGGFAPPISTLEEALDLLTVAIDKAGFTGRVKLACDPASSEFFDSNTGNYNLAFKNKSVKDVRSSKEMQKLYKGILEKYPMVLLEDPFAEDDWQSWTEFNKDCPVELVGDDLLCTNIERVKMAAEKKACNAMLLKVNQIGTVSEAIEAANYATSLGWGVFVSHRSGETTDDFIADLTVALRTGHLKSGAPARGERVAKYNRLMDIEAELKAKGEEVSYAGENFRFGGRVDGLSRK